The genomic DNA AAACAGTTTTTGCAGCACCACGAGGGTATCCCGGGCATTATAGGCACTCGGATACGGTCCAAAAAACTTGCCGACCTGATGTTTGCCCTTGCCACGACCGGCCGCAATACGCGGGTATGGCTTGTCACTGGAAACAAAAATATAGACATAGGATTTGTCGTCACGCAGCATGATGTTGTAAGGCGGACGATGCAGCTTGATCAGGTTCTGTTCCAGCAATAAGGCTTCGGTTTCCGAGCGCACGACCAACGTTTCAATATCATAAATCCGCGCCACCAGCGCCTGGGTTTTCGGATGTTCGATGGTTTTGACAAAGTAGCTGGACACACGGTTTTTCAGATTTTTGGCCTTGCCGACATACAGCAATTCGCCATCCTGATCCAACATACGGTACACGCCCGGTAAAGTAGTCATATGGGCTAGAATCTTTTCAATATGTTCTCGTGCGTTTTCGTTCACATTCAGCCTGATTTAAATTGCATAAACTTTGCTACATGATGTGATGGTTTTCATGCCATTTTCAAGCGAATCGCCTGTTTTTATCGCGATCATACAAAGTTCCAGCAATCACCTGATTGCTAAAAGCTATAAGTAAATCGTACTTATTTTGCTATGCTCAAGCCATCTGAACAATTTGGATCAAACTGAATGACGACTCCCAATCACGCCATGCATATCGTCAAACTAGACACTGCACCGCATAGCACATCTGAGAAAGATAAACTGATTGGCAAGCCGCGTTTTCATTTTGAACCGCTTGAAGTCATGCAGCTGTTGAAACAGCGCATTATTAGTCAGGATGCTGCCCTGCAAGAAATCGAAAAAATGCTGCACGTGGTCAAAGCCGATTTTTCCAGTCCTGAACGCCCTCTTTCCGTCACCTTAATGCTCGGCCCGACCGGTGTGGGTAAAACTGAAACCGTGCGTTTAATTGCCGAGGCGATTTATGGTCGCCCGGATGCCTTCTGTCGCATCGATATGAACACTCTGGCACAAGAACACTATGCGGCAGCCATTACTGGTGCACCTCCGGGCTATGTCGGCTCCAAAGAAGGTCATAGCCTGTTTGATGAAACCGCCATTGCAGGCAGTCATACCCGCCCGGGGATTGTGCTGTTTGATGAGCTGGAGAAAGCCTCCACAGAAGTCATTCGCGGTTTAATGAATGTGCTGGATACTGGCAAGCTGAACCTCACTTCCGGCACCAAAACCATCGACTTTCGTAACTGTATGATTTTTATGACCAGTAATGTCGGGGCACAGGCGGCGCAGCAATATCTGGATAAACTGAATTTCTTGCCCAAGAAAATGCAGGGTCTGTGTCTGAAAAAAATGCCGACCAAGACCATTATTGAAAAAGTCATGTTTAAAAAATTCGATCCGGAATTTATCAACCGCATTGATCGTACTTTACATTACCAAGCGGTACAGGCAGATGCCCTGCCGAAACTGGTGGAAATTGAACTGCAAAAACTGAATCAGCGCCTGCAGCATCAAAAACGTCAGGTGGTTTTGACCGATGCGGCCAAAGCACACTTTTATAAAGATCATGACATCCGTTTTGGTGCACGCCATTTGGCCCGCAAAATGCGCACTGAACTGGAACCAATTCTGGCAGTATATTTTTTAAATTATCCGGAAAAAGCACAGCTCACTTTAAGCTATGCAAATGGGCAATTAATCATTCAGCCCGAATAATCTTTGTTATCCTCCTACTTGCAGTCAAATGCTCAAACAGGTATTTGACTGCAAATATGTCACTTTTACTTCAGTTTCAACCTCCCTCCGCTGCGCTGAAAATTGGGATCGATTGACTATTTTGACCAAAACAAGGCCATAAAAAACTTGAAATAGCACACTTGTACCCGCTATAAATAAGCACGACATTATTAGAAAACCTTAATCTAAACAAAAAGTTCATTACATTTTTAACAGCTACAGTAAAAATAGGGTTGCCAAGCCTCAGGATTTGTTGAAAAAAATTGATGACCCTAGCGTCACGGCTTGATACAACTTGTTATGTTCTTTTTGGATATAGTTATCGTAAGATTGGCGAAGCATAAATGTACGCAGGAAAAAAGGCGTACATGCTTCACAACATCAACTTAGAAGTCCTCCAAAATAAAGGAGATCAGGCATGATCCACGCTGGCAATGCCATTACCGTCCAAATGCTTTCGGACGGAATTGCAGAATTCCGCTTTGACTTACAAGGTGAGTCGGTCAACAAATTTAACCGTGCAACAATTGAAGATTTTAAAGCTGCCATTGAAGCTGTAAAAGCAGATAGCACGATTAAAGGTTTAGTTGTTACTTCAGGTAAATCAACATTTATCGTTGGCGCAGACATCACTGAATTTGGTGAAAACTTCGCTCAAGGCGAACAAGCGATTGTGGATTGGGCTTTGCCTGTTCACGACATCTTCAATGCATTTGAAGATCTAGAGATTCCTAAAGTTGCTGCAATCAATGGTATGGCATTGGGCGGCGGCTTTGAAATGTGCTTGGTCTGTGACTACCGTGTGATGTCAGAAGCTGCTCAAGTCGGCCTTCCAGAAATCAAACTGGGCATCTACCCTGGTTTCGGTGGTACTGTTCGTTTAAGCCGTGTTATTGGTATCGACAATGCGGTTGAATGGATGGCAATGGCTGTGCCTAAAAAACCTGCTGCTGCACTTAAAGACGGTGCTGTTGATGCGGTTGTGGCTGCTGACAAACTTACTGACGCTGCGATTGACCTGGTTAAACAAGCACTTGCTGGCCGTGTAGACTGGAAAGCAAAACGCCAAGAAAAATTAGACCCTATTAAATTGAACCCGCTTGAACAAATGATGGCGTTCAATACGGCGAAAGGTGCGGTACTTGCGAAAGCAAACCCTGCTCAATACCCTGCGCCTAAACTTCTGCTTGATTCATTACAGGCAGGTGCAAGCCTTCCACGTAACGAAGCATTAAAAGTAGAAGCTGAAGGTTTTGCTAAAGCTGCGGTAACTCCACAAGCTGGCGCGTTGATCGGTCTATTCATCAACGACCAAGTGGTGAAGAAAACTTCTAAGAAATATGAAAAAGGTGCTCATCCTGTAAACCAGGCCGCTGTACTTGGCGCGGGTATCATGGGTGGTGGTATTGCTTACCAAGCGGCAAGCAAAGGCACACCAATCATCATGAAAGACATTGGTAACCCGCAACTTGCACTGGGTATGAAAGAAGCGAATGGCTTGTTAACAAAACAAGTTGAACGCAAGAAAATGAAACCTGCGCAAATGGGTGAAACCCTTGCTCGCATCCGCCCGACTTTAAGCTACGAAGAGTTTAAAGAAGTGGATATCGTGATTGAAGCGGTAACTGAAAACCCTAAAGTGAAAGGCATTGTATTGGCTGAAACTGAGAAAAATGTTCGTGAAAACACGATCATTGCATCAAATACCTCTACGATTTCAATCACCCGTCTGGCTGAAAACCTGCAACGTCCTGAAAACTTCGTCGGTATGCACTTCTTTAACCCGGTACACATGATGCCACTGGTTGAAGTCATTCGTGGTGAAAAAACTTCTGCTGAAGCGATTGCAACCACTGTGGTTCTTGCTCAGAAAATGGGTAAAACCCCAATCGTGGTGAATGACTGCCCGGGCTTCCTGGTGAACCGTGTATTGTTCCCTTACTTCGGTGCGTTCGACCTTCTTCTTAAAGATGGTGCTGACTTCCAGCAAATCGATAAAGTAATGGAAAAATTCGGCTGGCCAATGGGCCCTGCTTACCTGATGGACGTTGTGGGTATCGACACAGGCGTTCACGGTGCAGAAGTGATGGCCGAAGGCTTCCCTGACCGCATGAAACCGGACTTCAAAGGTTCGATTCAAACCATGTACGAAGCAAAACGTTTGGGTCAAAAGAACGACGTTGGTTTCTACAAATATGAATTAGACCGTAAAGGCAAAAAAGCCAAAGTGGTTGATCCAACTGCTTATGAGCTGGTTGCTTCTGTGGCAACTGCGGAAAAACGCGAATTCGATGCTCAGGAAATCATTGACCGCATGATGCTGACTTTCTGTAACGAAACGGTTCGTTGCCTGGAAGACAACATTGTAGCAACTGCTTCTGAAGCAGATATGGCGATGATCATGGGTGTCGGTTTCCCACCATTCCGCGGTGGTCCATGCCGTTACATCGACCAAACAGGTGTTGCTGAATACGTTGCACTTTGCGACAAATACGCTCACTTAGGTAAGGCTTATGAAGCGCCACAAATGTTGCGTGACATGGCTGCTAACAACAAAAAATTCTACGGTTAAGGAGCAACGTGAATGGCTACTTTAAATCCGCGTGACGTTGTCATCGTTGATGGTGTACGTTCAGCAATGGGTAAATCCAAAAACGGTATGTTCCGCAATGTACGTGCTGACAGCTTGTCTGCTGAATTGGTTCGTGCTTTGGTTGCCCGTAACCAGTTTGATGTCAACGAAGTTGAAGACCTGATTTGGGGCTGTGTCAACCAGACACTTGAACAAGGCATGAACATTGCCCGTAACATTGGTTTATTGGCTGACTTGCCTAAAACTGTTGCAGGTCAAACGATTAACCGTCTTTGTGGTTCTTCAATGCAGGCAATCCATGCTGCGGCGGCACAAATTGCAACCAACCAGGGTGATATCTTCATCATCGGTGGTGTTGAGCACATGGGCCACGTTGGCATGATGCACGGCATCGACATCAACCCAGAAGCATCTAAACATTATGCAAAAGCGTCTAACATGATGGGCTTAACCGCTGAAATGTTAGGTCGCATGAACGGCATTACTCGTGAAGAACAAGATGCGTTTGGTGTTGAATCTCACCGCCGCGCTTGGGCTGCAACGCAAGAAGGTCGTTTCAAAAACGAAATTATTGGTGTTGAAGGTCACGACCAGAACGGTTTCAAAATCCTGTGCGACATCGACGAAGTGATTCGTCCAGATGCCAACCTTGAAGCATTCCAGGCTTTACGTCCAGCATTTGACCCGAAAGGCGGTACAGTGACTGCTGCAACATCTTCAGCATTGTCTGACGGTGCATCTGCAATGTTGTTGATGTCTGCTGAACGTGCGCAAGCGCTTGGTCTTAAGCCACGTGCTGTGATTCGCTCTATGGCGGTTGCAGGTTGTGACGCTGCGATCATGGGTTATGGTCCAGTTCCAGCAACTCAGAAAGCGCTAAAACGTGCGGGCTTGTCGATTGCTGACATTCAAACTATTGAATTAAACGAAGCGTTTGCTGCTCAAGGTTTGTCAGTTCTTAAAGGCTTAGGCATTTATGACCAGCAAGACCGTGTGAACTTGAACGGTGGTGCGATTGCACTGGGTCACCCATTGGGTTGTTCTGGTGCGCGTATCACAACCACGTTGCTGAACGTGATGGAACAGCAAGATACACAAATCGGTCTTGCGACCATGTGTATTGGCCTTGGTCAAGGTATCGCGACTATTATCGAACGTGTTTAATGCTTAATTAAATACTGAGATATAAAAAACCCCGCTTATTGCGGGGTTTTTTTTTGAATATTTAAATATAATTCAATCACTTGAAATTAATAAATAACAGTAATAACTGATTAACAGGGTAATAAAGTGCATATTGTGTTGAAAGGAATAGTTGAAGACTATGCAAAAAGCTTCGATTTGGATTCAAGTGATATTAGTAAGAATTTTGAATATTTTGTTAATTACCTGTTAGCTCATAAAGAATTAGGCCACATAGTACAGCCCAATGAATTAACAACATCTGAAGATGATGCATCGCTTGATGGGATCGCTATATTTCTAGATGGTAATCTAATCACTTCATTAGAAATGGCAGAAGAAATACTGTCTGATAAAAAAAGAAAAGTAGATGCAAAAATTATTT from Acinetobacter sp. CS-2 includes the following:
- a CDS encoding AAA family ATPase is translated as MTTPNHAMHIVKLDTAPHSTSEKDKLIGKPRFHFEPLEVMQLLKQRIISQDAALQEIEKMLHVVKADFSSPERPLSVTLMLGPTGVGKTETVRLIAEAIYGRPDAFCRIDMNTLAQEHYAAAITGAPPGYVGSKEGHSLFDETAIAGSHTRPGIVLFDELEKASTEVIRGLMNVLDTGKLNLTSGTKTIDFRNCMIFMTSNVGAQAAQQYLDKLNFLPKKMQGLCLKKMPTKTIIEKVMFKKFDPEFINRIDRTLHYQAVQADALPKLVEIELQKLNQRLQHQKRQVVLTDAAKAHFYKDHDIRFGARHLARKMRTELEPILAVYFLNYPEKAQLTLSYANGQLIIQPE
- the fadB gene encoding fatty acid oxidation complex subunit alpha FadB, giving the protein MIHAGNAITVQMLSDGIAEFRFDLQGESVNKFNRATIEDFKAAIEAVKADSTIKGLVVTSGKSTFIVGADITEFGENFAQGEQAIVDWALPVHDIFNAFEDLEIPKVAAINGMALGGGFEMCLVCDYRVMSEAAQVGLPEIKLGIYPGFGGTVRLSRVIGIDNAVEWMAMAVPKKPAAALKDGAVDAVVAADKLTDAAIDLVKQALAGRVDWKAKRQEKLDPIKLNPLEQMMAFNTAKGAVLAKANPAQYPAPKLLLDSLQAGASLPRNEALKVEAEGFAKAAVTPQAGALIGLFINDQVVKKTSKKYEKGAHPVNQAAVLGAGIMGGGIAYQAASKGTPIIMKDIGNPQLALGMKEANGLLTKQVERKKMKPAQMGETLARIRPTLSYEEFKEVDIVIEAVTENPKVKGIVLAETEKNVRENTIIASNTSTISITRLAENLQRPENFVGMHFFNPVHMMPLVEVIRGEKTSAEAIATTVVLAQKMGKTPIVVNDCPGFLVNRVLFPYFGAFDLLLKDGADFQQIDKVMEKFGWPMGPAYLMDVVGIDTGVHGAEVMAEGFPDRMKPDFKGSIQTMYEAKRLGQKNDVGFYKYELDRKGKKAKVVDPTAYELVASVATAEKREFDAQEIIDRMMLTFCNETVRCLEDNIVATASEADMAMIMGVGFPPFRGGPCRYIDQTGVAEYVALCDKYAHLGKAYEAPQMLRDMAANNKKFYG
- the fadA gene encoding acetyl-CoA C-acyltransferase FadA; its protein translation is MATLNPRDVVIVDGVRSAMGKSKNGMFRNVRADSLSAELVRALVARNQFDVNEVEDLIWGCVNQTLEQGMNIARNIGLLADLPKTVAGQTINRLCGSSMQAIHAAAAQIATNQGDIFIIGGVEHMGHVGMMHGIDINPEASKHYAKASNMMGLTAEMLGRMNGITREEQDAFGVESHRRAWAATQEGRFKNEIIGVEGHDQNGFKILCDIDEVIRPDANLEAFQALRPAFDPKGGTVTAATSSALSDGASAMLLMSAERAQALGLKPRAVIRSMAVAGCDAAIMGYGPVPATQKALKRAGLSIADIQTIELNEAFAAQGLSVLKGLGIYDQQDRVNLNGGAIALGHPLGCSGARITTTLLNVMEQQDTQIGLATMCIGLGQGIATIIERV